The genome window CCCTCTAGAGGTAGTTCGTTGCTGCTAGTTTGCTTTTCTTGtgattttctcagaaaaaaacaggacagCTCCTTGGACACAAAAACTAAGGCCACCAGTCTCTAGATGGGCAAATGACAGTTCCGGAGACTGCTTAAGTCCCTGTTTCCATTAAATGGTAAATGAGTGTTAAAGTTCAGATAGAAGGGCTTGGCCAACACTGGTGGGTGTGAGGACAGGCCAGGTTCACGTAAGCATGACTGCGGCCTCCTCCAGACTGTAATTCAGCTGTTTTGTATCCCGGTTGCTGAGTCTCTCAAGGTAACCGGTGTGATAAATGACTTCAAACAGTATTAACTAACGGAAGCCAAAGTCATGAATATGGAATCAAGAGCAGGCAAAATGCACGTCCTTGGCCTTGCATTTTCAGTAATAGGCATTTTAACAGACGCACTGTGTGGACAGTTGGGCGTTTGTTTTCCATTCCAGAAGGATAACAGGTTTTGGGGGGCCCAGTAAGAAGGAGAGCTGGCGCCGTGGTGTGCCTTAGGGAATATGTTCTGGCCACCTTCCCACTCTCAGCTGCCCCCACAGTGAAGCTCTTGATGTATTATCTCACTTTGAAATGACTGCATGTTGTGCCCATCAAAGTTTGATTCTGCCGTTTGCATGAAGGTGTTTTATTTCACACCCAGACTCATcgctgttttcttagtttcccttgtGTTTCTATTTAACTCCAATAGAACATTTTCCCTTACCTGTTGTTGGCCAGGCCTTTACATGACACAATCTGGATGGAGTGTTTGAATTGTGCACACTCGAAACCAGTTTTCTCATCCAGGGTTTCCATTTCTTAGAACCTTAAATTTTTAAACCACTGTGGTTCAATGATTTCTTCCACCCCCCTTGTTTCAAGTGATGGGGAATGTGAAGCCCAGAGAGGAGAGCCAGCTGCTTCTCCCTTGGCCACaacttcttctctcttttctcttgggAACTTCAGTTTTAGTCGAATCTTGTTTCCACCAAAAGGTGGGTTGCACAGCCATATTTATGGCTAAATGTGGTGGTGTCTTGCTTAAGATGGTCCTGCCCCCAGCTGACTTGGTATTCCTTTTAAAGCAGAGGGTCCAGTTTTGAACATCCTGTTGTTTCCTCCTGGTTGCAGGTCTGGGTAGTTTCCAATGCTGGAACAGCATCCGTAGGTCTTTGGAAAAACTGTACGGAAGGGAACTGCGATGCTCCCTTGGTCTATGCCAATGAAGGTATGTGTAAAGACTTTGTGTTCAGTGCCTGCGATTCCCGTGATGGGGCAACGTCCCATCTGCTGGGAGCTGACTGGCCTGACGCTCTTGCTCTCCTCCTCCTGTGCCCGCAGATGCGCTCAAGGCCGTTCAGGCCTTCATGATCCTCTCCATCATCTTCTCTGTCATCTCCCTCGTGGTCTTCGTGTTCCAGCTCTTCACCATGGAGAAGGGAAACCGCTTCCTCCTCTCAGGGGCCACCATGCTGGTGTGCTGTGAGTATCTCAGGCCCAGACTCCAGTTTATGCAGGCAAAGGTTTCTGGTAGATCTTACCATGGGTGCTCCTGGCAACTTGAACAGATGAGCACATGGCTCTTGTTATCTGTTCTCTTCTTGAGAATGAACACTTGGGAGCTGCTTGGCTGAGAACCCTCATGGGCTTCAGCCTGGTGCTCTGAGGCAGCTCCTGATGGCAGGCCGCCCACCAGTAGCACTTGTGTATAAGATACTTGAAGAGGGCCAACCAGTTGGGagtcttcaaaaaatgaaaccaCTGCCACAACGCTCACAATTACTGCCGCTCTCATTCTCCTGCCACTCTTCCCCAGTACACACAGTTCAGTGGCATGCCATGTTCTTCTGCATCCCCGGGCAGCCTGCCTACACGTGCTGGGTCGTGGGCATGAGGTTTTGTGTTTTACTTCCCACTTGCGACCACACAACCCAGTGCAGATGTGAGAGCCTAGACATCTCTAATTTACCAATAGGACCACCACATTTGGGTTAGAACAGAccaatagaactaccttttggGGCCAAATGACCAGATTTCATTTTCCCACTGGATAGGAgggaaatagaatttttttaaaattgcaaaacctggccctggccagctggcctagtggatagagtgtcagcctggcatgcggacatACTGGGTTTGACACCAGTCAGAGCcagatgagaagtgaccatctcttttttctccctccttctcctccttctctctctctttccctctcacagtcaatggctcagttggtctgagcactggccccaggtgctgaggatagctcagttgattcaagcatcggccccagataggggttgccaggtagatctcagcTGGGGTAtatgggagagtctgtctctctatctcccctcctctcacttaaaaaaattataaagcctgTTCTTGGTTTTAatgtaacaaacaaaaacaaaacaaaacaaaaagaacaaaaaaataaataaataaaaaataaaataacccaacaacccaaccaaccaaccaaacaaacaaaaaaactctaaactttttttccccctgcaggGCTATGCATTCTGGTTGGGGTGTCCATCTACACTCATCACTACGCGGGCGACAAGGGAAACTTCTACTCCAGAAGTCACCACGGCTATTCCTTCATCCTGACCTGGATCTGCTTCTGCTTCAGCTTCGTCATTGGCATTCTCTACCTGGTCCTGAGAAAGAAATAAGGCTGAAGCTGATGGgagtgtggggggcagggaggaggaagcCGTGGAATCTGGGAGGGAGTGAAAGCTGCTCTGCAGGAAAAGCCAAAaccggggagggggtgggagagagggacaaGGGTGGGGGGCGAGGGAGGCTcggggctgggggagaggctgAAACCCAAACTGTTACTCAGGAGGTTCTCTACTGTCAAGCCCCTGCCCTTGGGAAACAGTAGTTGGCTAGAACTTTGATGCTCCCTTGATATGGGCCAGAGAGCCGCTGTCCGGGCCCCAGACTGGGACTCCAGCTGTTCTCAGTTACACACACTGCCTGGGGCTCTACCAGCTGCCACACCACTGGCTCCACTTCCGAGGGTGGATTCTGGGTCTTGCACTGTGGTCCTCAGACCTACTGTGCCAAGTTAAAATAGCGGTACAAGTTCTGGAAGGGCAGACAGTGCTTTTGTACTGAATGTGCTAAGCCTGGAAGCCATCCCGCCATCCTGACCCAAAGCAAAACATCACATTCCAGTCTGAAGAGCCCATGGGAGGGCTTGGGCCGGCAAGCCATTATCCCTCTTTAGAACAGATATTTAGCTCTGTGGAATTCAGTGGTATTTGTGACAAAATGGTAGGAAGAGATATCTAGTCATGAAGCCAAGATGGTGGGTTAGTTAAACTAAGAAAGAGAAGGTTTCTCAGTGGAAGTCTGGGGGATGGCCAAAGCCCAGACCAGACCTCACACAGCCTTCCCTCGGGAAGTTTTCTTGCTATGGACTTTACTAGGCCTCTCGCTTAGAGCCAGGGTGGCTCCTCTGGAGTTTCTGTAAAGCCACTAATGACCGATTCTGTGGTGGAAGCACCACACAAATTATGGGATCAAGGGGCAGTCTTGCAACCATGCTATATTAGGATTATGATTTTAGGATTCCCTCTCCATGCAATCAATGTTTCTTTTAGGTATACaatgagagaaagggacagacagacagacacagctcCTTGTAATGCAATCTGTTACTCTCCCTGTAAATGATAAACTTTTCAGATGTTTTATCTTATTGTCCATATTGGGGATCAGGGCTCCTAGGCTCAGTGGCAACTCTAGCTTGTGACACTGGCTGGAGTGGTCACCTTTCCGAAGACCTGCCTATCCTGCTTCATAGATGAGGCAAGACAATTCTGGACGCTTATTGAAACACAcaccaaacaaaaccaaacaacagACCCTTGAGTGAAAGGTGCTATGTAATTGTGAAGTGTTCAGCACACTATGTTTAAGTCATGGTAAGAACAGAGTGCCTGTGCTCCCAGGAAAGTAAGAAAATTTCtgtgagataaataaaaaaatataggtgATGGGCAGAtactttctttaaagaaaagaaaaccccaaaactctATGGTGCCCAGTCAGATGGTAATTTATCTGTCTGTTGCCACAGAGCATTTCTTTATAGGACTTAGAAGTAGTATGTTATTCCCTGGTTAAGCAGGCACTGCTCTGGCTTGGAGCAGCTACTTTAAGCCATCTCAGATTCTGCCTAAGGGGTTTAGTTTTAGGAAGACAGTTCCTTTATCACCCTGAGAAAATCGACCCTAGGGAGAATCTGAGACTACATACCTACTTTTCTTTCCCCAGCTCTCCTCTCATCCCATTTCTTAGCTACTTTTCCTTTTTAGGGGAGTGCTTATGCCATGATGGCTGGTATTTAAGTAAAAGGACTCTTACTAAGTGTATTTCTCTATGTTCATTCTGGTTAAGGGAATGTTGAGGGCAGACCACCAAATTCTCTGGGCTGGAGGTAGAGAGGTTGGCAAGCAAAAGCTATGGGAtgataaatgttttaattacCACTTAATTATGACATGATTATAGAAGGCTGCCTTATGTGCAGAAGTATACTTATATATCCGATATATCCAAAAGTGCTACTCACATTATGTTAAAAAGTCAAATTATGACTGGAGTGAACCATGTATTCTTTTGTCTTTTACTTTGTTTCTGTGCCATTAATGTGTCATGTAATTTGCATTACAATGGTGGATTGTTCTAGTACTGTATTTGGCTTAATAGATTGGTATTTCATATACTATAATTGTAAATATTTTGATACAAATGTTTATAACTCTAGGGATATAAAAACAGATTCTGATTCCCTTCACTGTgtgaatgttttcttttgaaaaaacaaaaacataagaaaatatggGTAACAGTGACATTTATTCCTAATTAACTTGTCAATCAGTTTGATATGGAAAACTTGGTATTTATTCAAGACATTAAGCTACTTTCTAGAAATATTATACATTAGGAATTTCTAGAATAACTTTCAGGCAAttgaatgttattaaatatagttttattttgctttaattaaACTTCTTAAGCACAAAATGAAACTTCATAAGCTAATACATTAGAGAGATGTTATGATCTTAAATCAAAATGGCttatgacattaaaaaatgagatactTGCAAAGTTTCTTTGAAATAGCCAAGTCTTCTAATGTGTCTTGAATATATAAAGCCATTCACAAAGGCATGGAACACATACATTTGCAGGCACCATTTATTGCACAAACTGGGGCATATCTGTAAGGGCTCTTTGAGAAAAGAAAGGTTTTACTGTTTTCTGTGAGTCACAAAGACTGGAATCAATGCTAGAAAATAAGGTAGATACTGTGTGCCCCAGCACCATGTCGACACCAATATGGTATGAATGGTTTTAATGTGAAGTAGGCAATCTTCCTGTCCCTGTGGTTATGGATGAAATGACTTCACAgagtaatacataaaaatacacagaggaacctgaaaatcaaattttaacatattttaaagtcaattaaTCAAATTGTATTAATTATTGATATCCTCTCAGAGACCTATATGATTTCTTAGATTGCTTCTGGGACATTATCAGAGGCTGCTCCTCTCCTTAGCTCTCCTAGGAATTCCTTCTCCCACGGCACATGCCCAGTCATGGATCATACCTCCATGCCTTTTTCCCTTCTGCCTCTGAGTCTTTAGTCAGAATCTCCAATAAACTCTTACCCAGATTGTCCTGTCCTGTCAAAATAGAACCTTCCACCTGAAAGACCTGGGTGGTGAATGGGCATGTATTTATCAGGATTCTCCATAAAAACAGAACCAGTAgggtgtgtatttgtgtgtgtgtgtgtgtatgtgtgtgtgtgtgtgtgtgtaaagagatttattttaggAATTTGCTCACATGATGATGGAGGCaggcaagtccaaaatctgcaggGGGCAGGGGAGCTGGCAGGCTAGAGATGCAGAGAAGAGCCTATGTTGTAGTTCAAGTCCAAAGGCTGTCTACTGGCAGATACCCCCTCATTTAAGGAAGGTCAGTTTTCCACCCTATTTAGGCTTTCAACTGACTGAATGAGGCCCACCctacagggcgggggggggggagcaaccTGTTTTACTCAAAGTTcactaatttaaatgtaaatctccCAGAAACATTCAGAATAAAATTGATTGGTATGTCTGAGCACCAGAACCCAGTTAAGTTGATATCAAACTAATCATCCCAGGGAGAAACATCCCCTAAGCAATGTGATGACACTGGCTTACTAAACATTTTCTGAAATGATTTACAAGAAGCTTAAACAGTGTCTGTACTTGATACTTAGCTCTTTTAAGTGGTGACATAATGACATGAGGATCAACGTGCAAGATGGTCTaagacagtggtcggcaaactcattagtcaacagagccaaatatcaacagtacaacgattgaaatttcttttgagagccaaattttttaaacttaaactatataggtaggtacattgttattaacttaattagggtactcctaggCTGGCCTTtgcacccacatgtggtattttgtggaaaagccacagtcaaggggccaaagagctgcatgtggctcgtgagccgcggttTGTTGACCACGGGTTTAAGATATCTTGTGAAGAGACAGAAAATTTTCAGAATCTCTTTTATTAGCTTAATAACTATTTGTTGCATTAAATGTTTTAGGGAAAACCAAATTGAGTTGAACATTGatatatttaattgaaaattaattaaatattcttaGAAGGAATTGGTTCAAATAATAAGAATAGGGAAATTGAGCTACAGAATTCCCCATTATCACTCAAGAATGggaactatggcctgacctgtggtggcacagtagatcaagtgtcgacctggaactctgaggtcgccggttcaaaaccctgggcttgcctggttaaggcacatatgggagttgatgtttcctgctcctccccccttctctctctctctctctctctctctctctctctcctctaaaatgaataaataaataaataaataaaataattaaaaaaataaataagtagaaagatggtcatttcctttaaaaaaaaaaggaaaaaaagaataggacCTATGGGAAAATGACAACTTATCAATATTTATTCAATCAAGTGATGAACTTGAGGTACCAAATAGTTAATAGACAACTATACCACTCTGCTTTGAACTCAGCCTTTATGGCCCCTGTGTAAACTCCACTAgcttacagatacagaaaaacataTTTCGGAAAGACCTTGAAAGAAGGTGTATGACAACGAAGAGGATACTATGCAGGACCctacacttaaaaaagaagagaagctgAACCCTGCGTTTAGTGAGATATAGCCAGAATGCACCAAAATAGATGAAatgctccagaaaaaaaaaaaaagagtgagtttaAAAGAAGGTTTCATTATGGAAAAATGAGGGGAAGGGGTTGGTGGTGGGCAGCAGGGTGAAAAGGGGGAAACTCACTGGACATTTTGGACTTGATTTTGAGGAGGAGTGGTTCATTTTTAAGCATGTGCTCATGGTCCAGAGGAGCAGGCAGCTCCTGAGCACACAGGAAGTAAGGAAGACCCCACGTGGATTGTGTGGAGCCCAAGGGAAGGAAGGGGTGTTTGGAGCCACAcctggttttatttctgtaaggAGACATGTGGGGCCTACTCATGGGACGGGGTGAGTACGCAAAGATGACTGATACACCATTGGGTGCTAGGTGCTGTGCCGAGAGGCTGGGGAAAAGAAGTCAAGCAGACACGTTTTCTGTCTTGCCGTCTACTGGGGGTAAGTCTCCTACCTAGAGAAAATGGAAGGGCTCTGAGGGAGCGCAGAGGAGACCTGGAGAACTGCCAcctcagggaggagagaggagatagaATAGAGATAAGAGGATAGAAGAGATACACCTTGAGTGTGTTgaagtgacgtcacagaaatggcgccgtgagaagcgcgtccgacagctctcccctaaatcacaacaaatttatcaactagaaacagaaaaatttatcctcggagcattccggagttccacacaaactgaaagcaaaaggactgttatcacttgaatctgagagacgagagtgtggaggaagctaccgcagcagcgacgctcattcaagccgcgagggagtgcgcctgcggtgagtcagcccatatacttgggaaccgcgagccgccgcgagcggccgccgagagccgccaccgcgagcccccgtgagccgccgtgagcggccgctgtgaaccgccaccgcgagcggccgccaggaGCCGCCGCCCGTgcccggttgagcaccgctgacgttcccagcggcccgcacacagcgagtgggggtcgccggccaccggtgcccggagcgccccattcgcgcacgtgccttgggcatttcacgcgcccagggcgcactgctggcccgcacacccagggggctccattatcctgcgcctggtgcggtccagccgccagcggcggggccagcgggagaggcttgggagattctctccgtgggcggggcacctcacccagccattcaagctaacaatcaagctttgggggaggggcgcgcgcaggcagcctaaaaataccttcggaagcacagctgcgacccaatcactgaaattagcttaacccataaaatctgcgcaccctcggttctaattgataagatctctctcagttcagcgatccaagacaagaggcgtgatattttttagtgcctctcgctaaaggggtgggggcaacttctgactgatagagcctccatattcagggataaacgctaacaagaaggacttggcagataataaggtctatactacactagtcgtaagcagagactagtgcctcttcttccctgcaaaaacaggctacaaagtgtggaaagcctgggttgagaggtccaactaaatgataggcgctgaacagtcaccttgacaacaattgactcccacccccgcctgattacactggaggccctgactctcagagcctttcccaaagccttgcactgagtggggatagagtggggatttcccagctctttgagcctcttactccccaggcagaagcagttgcagccttatagctggatcaccagcctgctaattcagaaaggggggactaggagagataatacaggaaagcaaactctctcatcgttggaccctgcaaacgccaacaagcctttacttccagcaagactaaagccaattatatgacattgccataaaatcccatcaactgcaaatccctacctaagagtgacacaggggcagagcctggggtacagagtcaccgactaggaagagggagagaaaagaaaaaggaagaagttaacctctcaaaatcaagaaaaacccacagactttacaacttgatccactaattttttgttgttgttgttgttgtttgtttgttctatctttttgcctttatttcctccacctcggtccttctattctctgcccatcttatgcttcccctttcttgaactacactacccatgagtgttgcattttatttttcttcttcatcctcaccctcctttaaggttatactccaaaacacttaactctcactctctcctcttttgtttttttttttgtttttttttgtcttgctttattttgtttttttctcctcctattttatttcttccttcgtttttctctttttcttattttttcctttctattcattttttcttttctcattttactttcctcccatataatcctcaatcacgaacaaattagttaatttgggactcaaggcttttttttggctttatttctcttttttgcttttgtttttatttttttttctcttgtttgtttatttttgtggcattttgggtcctcccaaccaaaggtctccattgtatttagtcttcgctccacttaatacaacagatttttacttattatttttattttttcttctttattattcttttttggtccttttttctggttccctcttatccctctcattatatctcttagttgaccatcacttacaagcaaatcatcttatgcttgtctaagattttcttccttttttttttttttttttgcatttagtaggtccctactcccttttttttgccccttgaactcttcaccccaaatcaggccctccattataggcacgatatttccctgaggaggggagaggagggaaagagaagagagaaaaaaagggggaaataataaattattactgtttttttttgtggggtgttttaccctttttttttttctttttactctttattaattctaattagtgctatcaataagaccaccctcagatgccgataagaaagaggaaatcgaatattatggatacaaaa of Saccopteryx bilineata isolate mSacBil1 chromosome 1, mSacBil1_pri_phased_curated, whole genome shotgun sequence contains these proteins:
- the EMP1 gene encoding epithelial membrane protein 1 translates to MLVLLAGIFVVHIATVIMLFVSTIANVWVVSNAGTASVGLWKNCTEGNCDAPLVYANEDALKAVQAFMILSIIFSVISLVVFVFQLFTMEKGNRFLLSGATMLVCWLCILVGVSIYTHHYAGDKGNFYSRSHHGYSFILTWICFCFSFVIGILYLVLRKK